In Callospermophilus lateralis isolate mCalLat2 chromosome 18, mCalLat2.hap1, whole genome shotgun sequence, one DNA window encodes the following:
- the Rasip1 gene encoding ras-interacting protein 1 isoform X2, which translates to MGRPWVSVFSVLLCSFPSLGLCLCLSLYLYASFPPLGCHLRVCLLFWVTLLRLCSRVAPRSSSSDTGSRSSEPLPPPPPHVELRRVGAVKAAGGASGSRAKRISQLFRGSGTGTTGSGGAGGPGTPGGAQRWASEKKLPELAAGVAPEPPLASRATAPPGVLKIFGAGLTSGANYKSVLATARSTARELVAEALERYGLASSPGSGPGESSGVDAFALCDALGRPATAGMGSGEWQAEHLRVLGDSERPLLVQELWRARPGWARRFELRGREEARRLEQEAFGAADSDGTGAPSWRPQKNRSRAASGGAALASPGPGSGSGVPAGSGGKERSENLSLRRSVSELSLQGRRRRQQERRQQALSMAPGAADTQIVPADPGDFDQLTQCLIQAPSNRPYFLLLQGYQDAQDFVVYVMTREQHVFGRGGTSSSRCGSPGPYVDTFLNAPDILPRHCTVRAGPEPPAMVRPSRGAPVMHNGCLLLREAELHPGDLLGLGEHFLFMYKDPRTGGSGPARPPWLPARPGATPPGPGWAFSCRLCGRGLQERGEALAAYLDGREPVLRFRPREEEALLGEIVRTAASGAGDLPPLGPATLLALCVQHSARELELGHLPRLLGRLARLIKEAVWEKIKEIGDRQPENHPEGIPEVPLTPEAVSVELRPLMLWMANTTELLSFVQEKVLEMEKEADQEDPQLCNDLELCDEAMALLDEVIMCTFQQSVYYLTKTLYSTLPALLDSNPFTAGADLPGPGAELGAMPPGLRPTLGVFQAALELTSQCELHPDLVSQTFGYLFFFSNASLLNSLMERGQGRPFYQWSRAVQIRTNLDLVLDWLQGAGLGDIATEFFRKLSIAVNLLCVPRTSLLKASWSSLRTDHSTLTPAQLHHLLSHYQLGPGRGPPPAWDPPPAEQDAVDTGDIFESFSSHPPLILPLGSSRLRLTGPVTDDALHRELRRLRRLLWDLEQQELPANHRHGPPVASPP; encoded by the exons ATGGGTCGTCCCTGGGTTTCTGTCTTTTCTGTCCTTCTCTGCTCCTTTCCCTCTCtgggtctctgtctctgtctctctctgtattTGTATGCTTCCTTTCCCCCCCTCGGCTGCCATCTCCGTGTTTGCTTGCTTTTCTGGGTGACTCTCCTGCGTCTCTGTTCACGGGTGGCTCCCAGGTCTTCGTCTTCCGACACGGGGAGCCGCAGCAGCGAGCCGCTGCCCCCGCCCCCGCCGCACGTGGAACTGCGGCGAGTGGGCGCGGTGAAAGCGGCGGGGGGAGCCTCGGGGAGCCGCGCCAAGCGCATCTCTCAGCTCTTCCGGGGTTCGGGGACCGGGACCACCGGATCTGGCGGCGCTGGAGGACCCGGGACTCCAGGGGGCGCGCAGCGCTGGGCCAGCGAGAAGAAGCTGCCAGAATTGGCAGCGGGCGTGGCCCCGGAACCCCCTTTGGCATCCCGCGCCACTGCGCCCCCGGGGGTCCTAAAGATCTTTGGCGCTGGCTTGACGTCGGGGGCCAACTATAAGAGTGTGCTGGCCACGGCGCGCTCCACAGCGCGGGAGCTGGTGGCTGAAGCGCTGGAGCGCTATGGGCTGGCCAGCAGCCCCGGCAGCGGCCCTGGCGAGAGCAGCGGCGTGGACGCCTTCGCGCTGTGCGACGCGCTGGGCCGACCGGCCACGGCCGGCATGGGCAGCGGCGAGTGGCAGGCGGAGCACCTGCGCGTGCTGGGCGACTCGGAGCGCCCACTGCTGGTGCAGGAGCTGTGGCGGGCGCGGCCCGGCTGGGCGCGGCGATTCGAGCTGCGCGGCCGCGAGGAGGCGCGCCGCCTGGAGCAGGAGGCCTTCGGGGCCGCGGACAGCGACG gcaCCGGCGCCCCCTCGTGGCGGCCACAGAAGAATCGCTCCCGTGCAGCTTCTGGTGGGGCTGCACTGGCCAGTCCTGGTCCTGGGTCTGGATCTGGGGTCCCCGCTGGATCTGGGGGCAAGGAACGCTCGGAGAACTTGTCCTTACGGCGCAGTGTGTCAGAGCTGAGCCTGCAGGGTCGGAGAAGGCGGCAGCAGGAACGCAGGCAGCAGGCACTTAGCATGGCCCCAGGGGCAGCTGATACCCAAATAGTACCTGCAGACCCCGGGGATTTTGATCAGTTGACTCAGTGCCTCATCCAGGCCCCCAGCAATCGTCCCTACTTTCTACTGCTCCAGGGCTATCAGGATGCCCAG gactttgtggTGTATGTCATGACGAGGGAGCAACACGTTTTTGGCAGAGGCGGGACCTCTTCATCCCGCTGCGGGTCCCCGGGCCCGTACGTGGACACTTTCCTCAATGCCCCTGACATACTGCCACGCCACTGCACAGTTCGTGCGGGCCCTGAGCCCCCAGCCATGGTGCGCCCTTCCCGTGGAGCTCCGGTTATGCACAACGGGTGTCTTCTGCTGAGAGAGGCCGAGCTGCACCCAGGTGACCTGCTAGGGCTGGGCGAGCACTTCCTGTTCATGTACAAGGACCCCCGTACTGGGGGTTCTGGGCCGGCAAGACCCCCCTGGCTTCCTGCGCGTCCCGGGGCCACACCCCCAGGCCCCGGCTGGGCCTTCTCCTGCCGTTTGTGCGGCCGCGGTCTGCAAGAGCGTGGGGAGGCGCTGGCCGCTTACCTGGACGGCCGGGAGCCGGTCCTGCGTTTCCGACCTCGCGAGGAGGAAGCACTGCTGGGCGAGATCGTGCGGACAGCGGCCTCTGGAGCGGGAGACCTGCCACCGCTGGGGCCTGCCACGCTGCTGGCGCTATGCGTGCAGCACTCGGCCCGAGAGCTGGAGCTGGGCCACCTACCGCGCCTGCTGGGCCGCCTCGCCAGGCTCATCAAGGAGGCCGTCTGG GAAAAAATTAAGGAAATTGGAGACCGTCAGCCAGAGAA CCACCCTGAGGGGATCCCCGAAGTGCCCCTGACTCCAGAGGCTGTATCTGTGGAGCTGCGGCCACTCATGCTGTGGATGGCCAACACCACTGAGCTGCTGAGCTTTGTGCAGGAGAAGGTGCTGGAAATGGAGAAGGAGGCCGACCAGGAGG ACCCACAGCTCTGCAATGACTTGGAATTATGTGACGAGGCCATGGCCCTCCTGGATGAGGTCATCATGTGTACCTTCCAGCAGTCTGTCTACTACCTCACCAAG ACTCTTTATTCAACACTGCCTGCTCTCCTGGATAGCAACCCCTTCACAGCTGGTGCCGATCTGCCTGGGCCTGGTGCAGAGCTGGGGGCCATGCCTCCAGGGTTGAGACCTACACTGGGCGTGTTCCAGGCAGCCTTGGAATTGACCAGCCAGTGTGAGCTGCATCCAGATCTTGTGTCTCAGACTTTCGGCTACTTGTTTTTCTTCTCCAATGCATCCCTTCTCAACTCACTGATGGAACGAG GTCAAGGCCGACCTTTCTATCAGTGGTCCCGAGCTGTCCAAATCCGAACCAACCTAGATCTTGTCTTGGACTGGCTTCAGGGGGCTGGGCTAGGTGACATTGCCACTGAGTTCTTCCGGAAACTCTCCATTGCTGTGAACCTGCTCTGTGTGCCCCGCACCTCCCTGCTTAAG GCTTCATGGAGCAGCCTACGAACTGACCACTCCACCCTGACACCTGCTCAGCTCCACCATCTGCTTAGCCACTACCAGCTGGGTCCTGGCCGCGGGCCACCACCGGCCTGGGACCCTCCCCCAGCAGAGCAGGATGCTGTGGACACAG GCGACATCTTCGAAAGCTTCTCCTCTCACCCGCCCCTCATCCTGCCCCTGGGCAGCTCACGCCTGCGCCTCACGGGCCCAGTGACAGACGACGCCCTGCACCGTGAACTGCGCAGGCTCCGTCGCCTCCTGTGGGATCTTGAGCAGCAGGAGTTGCCAGCCAATCACCGCCACGGACCTCCCGTAGCCTCCCCTCCCTGA